DNA from Mycobacterium sp. SMC-8:
TGTCGGGAAGCTCGTCGGCGACGCCCTGACCACCGGACAGGTCCGCCCCCGAACTGAACACGTGGCCGGCGCCGGTGATGACGATCGCGCGGACGTCTTCGGAAGCCGCCTTCTCGATCGCTTCCCGCAGTCTGTCCACCAACTCGGCGTTGAGCGCGTTGCGCCGCTCGGGGCGCTGCAGCTCCAGCGTCATCACGTTCCCGTCGCAGGTCACTCCAATCATGGACCCCACCCTATTAGCCTTTCCCTGTGAGCCGGATCCGCGCCCATGCGCTGCGCGACGCCCTGCTGGACGAGGGATCCTTCGTGAGCTGGGATGAGCCGCCGCTGACCGTGCCCACCTCGGAGGCATACCGTAGGGAACTCGACGACGCCGAGGCCGCGACCGGGCTCGACGAATCCGTGCTCACCGGCGAAGGACGGGTGTTCGGCCGGCGGGTCGCGCTGGTGGCGTGCGAGTTCGACTTCCTGGCCGGTTCCATCGGGGTGGCCGCAGCCGAACGCATCGTTGCCGCGGTGCAGAAGGCGACAGCCGAGCGGCTCCCGCTGCTCGCGTCGCCCAGCTCGGGCGGCACCCGCATGCAGGAGGGCACGGTCGCGTTCTTGCAGATGGTCAAGATCGCCGCCGCCGTGGAACTGCACAAGAAGGCCCATCTGCCGTATCTGGTGTATCTGCGGCATCCGACCACCGGCGGGGTGTTCGCGTCCTGGGGGTCGCTCGGGCATGTCACCGCCGCCGAACCCGGAGCGCTGATCGGGTTCCTGGGCCCGCGGGTGTACGAGCATCTCTACGGCGAACCGTTTCCGTCGGGCATCCAAACCGCCGAGAACCTGCACCGCCACGGCGTCGTCGACGCTGTCGTCCCGCTCGCGGTGCTGCGCGCGACGCTGGACCGCACGCTGAAGGTGGTGTCGGATGCGCCCGGCGAGCCGCCCGTCGCGCCGGAGCCCGAACCGCTGCCCGATGTGCCGGCCTGGGAGTCGGTCGAGATCTCGCGGCGCCCGGACCGGCCGGGCGTCAGCGCGCTGCTGCGGCACGGCGCCACCGAACGGGTGCTGCTGTCGGGGACGGGTCAGGGTGAGGCGGCCACCACGCTGCTGGCGCTGGCCCGGTTCGGCGGTCAGCCGGCCGTCGTCCTCGGACAGCAGCGAGTGGTCGGCGG
Protein-coding regions in this window:
- a CDS encoding carboxyl transferase domain-containing protein — protein: MSRIRAHALRDALLDEGSFVSWDEPPLTVPTSEAYRRELDDAEAATGLDESVLTGEGRVFGRRVALVACEFDFLAGSIGVAAAERIVAAVQKATAERLPLLASPSSGGTRMQEGTVAFLQMVKIAAAVELHKKAHLPYLVYLRHPTTGGVFASWGSLGHVTAAEPGALIGFLGPRVYEHLYGEPFPSGIQTAENLHRHGVVDAVVPLAVLRATLDRTLKVVSDAPGEPPVAPEPEPLPDVPAWESVEISRRPDRPGVSALLRHGATERVLLSGTGQGEAATTLLALARFGGQPAVVLGQQRVVGGVVGPAALREARRGMALAAGLKLPLVLVIDTAGPALSAEAEEGGLAGEIARCLAELVTLDTPTISVLLGQGSGGPALAMVPADRVLAALHGWLAPLPPEGASAIVFRDVDHAPELAAAQGIRSADLLRNGIVDAVVPEHPDAADEPMAFTARLSATIAAELHRLRTVPDEQRLAARLERYRRIGLP